From Bacillus basilensis, a single genomic window includes:
- a CDS encoding VOC family protein, with amino-acid sequence MIKGFGGIFWRTKNMDVIKKWYSEVLKIEIENWNGTIIKPQLGNETIFSFFTENDNYFPIEQQVMLNFEVHNLSETIQHLEKIGVPLEKKEEMSEFGKFIWIKDPEGRLIELWEK; translated from the coding sequence ATGATAAAAGGTTTCGGGGGAATATTTTGGAGAACTAAAAATATGGATGTTATAAAAAAATGGTATAGCGAAGTATTAAAAATTGAAATAGAAAATTGGAATGGGACAATAATTAAGCCTCAATTAGGAAATGAAACTATTTTTTCTTTCTTTACCGAAAATGACAATTATTTCCCGATAGAACAGCAAGTGATGTTAAATTTTGAAGTACATAATCTAAGTGAGACTATTCAGCATCTTGAGAAAATTGGCGTACCTCTTGAAAAGAAAGAAGAAATGAGTGAATTTGGAAAGTTTATTTGGATTAAAGATCCTGAAGGCCGACTAATCGAACTTTGGGAGAAATAA
- a CDS encoding fatty acid desaturase, translated as MTLENTKNLKKQVAPYEKSTIKKSVWQLINTVVPFIILWYLAYKSLSVSYWLSLVPSLLAAGFMTRIFIIFHDCTHYSFFKSRRANRIVGTCMGVLTLFPFDQWGHEHAIHHATSGNLDKRGTGDIWTLTVDEYVAAPFRLRLAYRLYRNPFVMFGLGPIYVFLLKNRFNRKGARQKERMNTYLTNIIIVAVVAILCWAIGWQSFLLVHGTIFLIAGSVGIWLFYVQHTFEDSYFEEDKDWEYVKAAVEGSSFYKLPKILQFLTGNIGFHHVHHLSPRVPNYKLEEAHNNTLPLKNVPTITLATSLQSLRFRLWDEKSNNFVSFKDVKNIIKNNVSVRMKSEL; from the coding sequence ATGACATTAGAAAATACTAAAAATTTAAAAAAACAAGTTGCTCCGTATGAAAAATCAACGATTAAAAAAAGTGTGTGGCAACTTATTAACACAGTCGTGCCATTTATTATTTTATGGTACCTCGCTTATAAAAGTTTGTCTGTTTCTTATTGGTTATCATTAGTTCCATCTCTGTTAGCCGCTGGTTTTATGACACGAATTTTCATTATTTTTCATGATTGTACCCATTATTCATTCTTTAAAAGTCGACGTGCAAATAGAATAGTAGGGACATGTATGGGTGTGTTAACGTTATTCCCATTTGATCAATGGGGGCATGAGCATGCGATTCATCACGCTACAAGTGGTAATTTAGATAAGAGAGGTACAGGAGATATTTGGACGCTTACAGTGGATGAATATGTAGCTGCACCATTTAGACTTCGTTTAGCATATCGTTTATATCGCAATCCATTCGTTATGTTTGGATTAGGTCCGATTTATGTTTTCTTGCTTAAAAATAGATTTAACCGAAAAGGTGCTAGACAGAAAGAACGTATGAATACGTATTTGACGAATATTATTATCGTTGCTGTAGTAGCTATACTTTGCTGGGCAATTGGGTGGCAATCGTTTCTGTTAGTACATGGTACTATATTCTTAATAGCGGGTTCAGTAGGGATTTGGCTGTTTTACGTACAGCACACATTTGAGGATTCTTATTTTGAAGAGGATAAAGATTGGGAATATGTGAAAGCGGCAGTGGAAGGAAGTTCATTTTATAAACTTCCAAAAATCTTGCAATTCTTAACTGGTAATATTGGATTCCATCATGTTCACCATTTAAGCCCAAGAGTACCTAACTATAAACTAGAAGAGGCACACAATAATACGCTTCCGTTAAAAAATGTACCAACAATTACTCTTGCTACAAGCTTACAATCACTACGTTTCCGTCTTTGGGATGAGAAAAGTAACAATTTTGTTAGCTTTAAAGATGTCAAAAATATAATTAAAAACAATGTTTCTGTTCGGATGAAATCTGAACTATAA
- a CDS encoding immune inhibitor A domain-containing protein, which yields MNKNKKLKPVLVLASAAVLSSTFAFGSHAAYAETPPSLPIDEHLISEERLAEALKQRGVIDQSASQAETSKAVEKYVEKKKGENPGKEILTGDNLTQEASDFMKKVKDTKMKENEQAQQPELGPITGQGVGLNPGKLNGKVPTTPAKQAEYNGAVRKDKVLVLLVEFSDFKHNNIDQEPGYMYSKDFNREHYQKMLFGDEPFTLFDGSKINTFKQYYEEQSGGSYTVDGTVTEWLTVPGKASDYGADAGTGHDNKGPLGPKDFVKEALKAAVAKGINLADYDQFDQYDQDGDGNKNEPDGIIDHLMVVHAGVGQEAGGGKLKDDAIWSHRSKLGSKPYAIDGTKSSVSNWGGKMAAYDYTIEPEDGAVGVFAHEYGHDLGLPDEYDTKYSGQGEPVESWSLMSGGSWAGKIAGTEPTSFSPQNKEFFQKNMKGNWANIVEVDYDKLRTGVGTATYLDQSVTKSKRPGIVRVNLPDKDIKNIESAFGKKFYYSTKGNDIHTTLETPVFDLTTATDAKFDYKTFYELEAKYDFLDVNAITEDGTKTRIDRMGEKDVKGGIDTTDGKWVDKSYDLSQFKGKKVKLQFEYVTDIAVAYKGFALDNAALTVDGKVVFSDDAEGQPAMALKGFTVSNGLEQKKHNYYIEWRNYAGSDTALQYARGPVFNTGMVVWYADQSFTDNWVGVHPGEGFLGVVDSHPEAIVGTLNGQPTVKSSTRYQIADAAFSFDQTPAWKVNSPTRGIFDYKGLPGVSKFDDSKQYINSVIPDAGRKLPKLGLKFEVVGQAEDKSAGAVWIHR from the coding sequence TTGAATAAGAATAAGAAGTTAAAACCTGTATTAGTTTTAGCATCAGCAGCAGTGCTAAGTAGTACGTTTGCTTTTGGAAGTCATGCAGCTTATGCTGAGACGCCACCATCTCTACCAATTGATGAGCATTTAATATCAGAGGAGCGTTTGGCAGAGGCGCTGAAGCAACGGGGAGTAATTGATCAATCTGCATCACAAGCTGAGACATCAAAGGCTGTCGAAAAATATGTTGAGAAAAAGAAAGGGGAAAACCCTGGAAAAGAAATCTTGACCGGAGATAATCTTACGCAAGAAGCTTCAGATTTTATGAAAAAAGTAAAAGATACAAAAATGAAGGAAAATGAACAGGCGCAGCAGCCCGAATTAGGACCGATAACTGGACAAGGTGTAGGATTGAACCCAGGAAAATTAAATGGAAAAGTACCTACTACACCAGCGAAACAAGCTGAGTACAATGGAGCTGTTCGAAAAGATAAAGTACTTGTTTTACTCGTAGAATTTAGCGATTTTAAGCATAATAATATTGATCAAGAACCAGGTTATATGTATTCTAAAGACTTTAATCGTGAACATTATCAAAAAATGTTATTTGGTGATGAGCCATTTACCTTATTTGATGGATCGAAGATTAATACATTTAAACAGTATTATGAAGAACAATCTGGCGGAAGCTATACAGTTGATGGAACTGTAACGGAATGGCTTACTGTTCCAGGAAAAGCGTCAGATTATGGTGCGGATGCCGGAACTGGTCATGATAACAAAGGTCCCCTAGGCCCGAAGGATTTTGTAAAAGAAGCATTAAAAGCAGCTGTAGCAAAAGGTATCAATTTAGCAGACTATGACCAATTTGATCAATACGATCAAGATGGTGATGGAAATAAAAACGAGCCAGATGGAATCATTGACCACTTAATGGTTGTACATGCTGGCGTGGGCCAAGAGGCTGGCGGCGGTAAATTGAAAGATGATGCAATTTGGTCTCATCGTTCAAAACTAGGATCGAAGCCATATGCGATTGATGGTACAAAATCTTCTGTTTCAAATTGGGGCGGAAAGATGGCTGCATACGATTATACAATTGAGCCTGAAGACGGAGCGGTTGGTGTGTTTGCACATGAGTACGGTCATGATTTAGGCTTACCAGATGAGTATGATACAAAGTACTCAGGGCAAGGTGAACCAGTTGAATCATGGTCCCTTATGAGCGGCGGTAGCTGGGCTGGAAAAATTGCAGGAACAGAGCCAACAAGTTTCTCACCACAAAATAAAGAGTTTTTCCAAAAGAATATGAAGGGGAACTGGGCGAATATCGTTGAGGTAGATTATGATAAACTTCGTACTGGAGTCGGTACTGCAACATATTTAGATCAAAGTGTTACAAAATCTAAACGACCAGGAATCGTTCGTGTTAACTTGCCAGACAAAGATATAAAAAATATCGAATCAGCATTTGGTAAGAAGTTTTATTACAGCACTAAAGGAAATGACATTCATACAACACTTGAGACACCAGTATTTGACTTAACGACTGCAACGGATGCTAAGTTTGATTATAAGACATTTTATGAACTGGAAGCAAAGTATGATTTCCTTGACGTAAATGCGATTACAGAAGATGGAACGAAGACACGTATCGATCGAATGGGCGAAAAAGATGTAAAAGGTGGTATAGATACAACGGATGGTAAGTGGGTTGATAAATCATACGATTTAAGTCAATTCAAAGGAAAGAAAGTAAAACTGCAATTTGAGTATGTAACAGATATTGCAGTAGCTTATAAAGGATTTGCGTTAGACAATGCAGCATTAACTGTAGATGGAAAAGTTGTTTTCTCTGATGATGCAGAAGGCCAGCCAGCAATGGCGTTAAAAGGATTTACTGTGTCTAACGGATTGGAGCAGAAAAAACATAACTACTATATCGAGTGGCGTAATTACGCTGGGTCTGATACTGCATTACAATATGCACGTGGTCCAGTATTTAATACAGGAATGGTTGTATGGTATGCGGATCAAAGCTTTACAGATAACTGGGTAGGCGTTCATCCAGGCGAAGGATTCCTTGGAGTAGTAGATTCTCATCCAGAGGCAATCGTAGGAACATTAAACGGACAACCTACTGTGAAGAGCAGTACGCGTTATCAAATTGCCGATGCGGCATTCTCATTTGATCAAACGCCAGCATGGAAAGTAAATTCGCCAACTCGCGGTATCTTTGACTATAAAGGATTACCAGGCGTTTCGAAATTTGATGATTCTAAGCAGTATATCAACAGTGTTATTCCAGATGCAGGACGTAAGTTGCCGAAACTAGGATTGAAGTTTGAAGTAGTAGGTCAAGCTGAAGATAAGTCAGCAGGTGCAGTTTGGATCCATCGATAA
- a CDS encoding alkaline phosphatase — translation MSELGLKMKKLLLVGTITLSMLGTESMMNYHTVEAKEKKAERQPKNVIMMVMDGTSSSATTLARLYKGKPLVLDEIVTGGVRTYSAESAITDSAPAATALATGNKSNSGYVGVLPSIMSSPGLKPIKEEDKLRPVANVLEGAKRTGRATGIVATAEIQHATPAGFSAHHVNRKRFDIIAEQQVYQNIDVVLGGGKAALLLIKNSGIRKDGEDLVKVIQNKGYDFVETKEALLKSKSNKIWGSFSHNALAFDMDREETNPEQPTLSQMTEKAIQTLSKDKDGFFLFIEGSKPDWAAHVNDPIGMISDVLAFDGAVAKALQFAKNDGNTLLIALTDHGNSGISIGNMNTTKGYNTTPVSAYIDPLKKSKMTLEGTINNLKSNLSNVEDVAKLYGLDNLTYDEKERVKVAKKKSDVGPILTTLLANRANIGFTTGGHTGEDVFLYSYGPKKPYGLIQNTDIGKTMAKAMGFNLEEITNKLFVESESAFKRKGATVTIDKTDAVNSVLIVKRNNVTAQLFINKNIIRIKNKDYELGSVVVESNGKFYVPEEATRLFIKHSH, via the coding sequence ATGTCGGAATTGGGTTTAAAGATGAAGAAGTTACTGTTAGTAGGAACAATCACACTAAGTATGTTAGGTACTGAAAGTATGATGAATTATCATACGGTGGAAGCTAAAGAGAAAAAAGCAGAACGACAACCGAAAAATGTAATCATGATGGTTATGGACGGAACGAGTTCTTCAGCAACCACATTAGCTCGCTTGTATAAAGGGAAACCACTTGTATTAGATGAAATTGTAACAGGAGGAGTTCGTACATATTCGGCGGAATCAGCTATAACAGACTCAGCCCCGGCAGCAACAGCTTTAGCGACGGGGAATAAATCGAATTCAGGATATGTAGGTGTATTACCTTCTATTATGAGTTCACCTGGCCTAAAACCAATAAAAGAAGAGGACAAGTTACGGCCAGTTGCCAACGTTTTAGAAGGTGCCAAACGTACTGGTCGCGCAACTGGAATTGTTGCTACAGCTGAAATTCAGCATGCTACTCCGGCCGGATTTTCTGCTCATCATGTCAATCGAAAGCGTTTTGACATAATTGCGGAGCAGCAAGTGTATCAAAATATAGATGTCGTATTAGGCGGGGGAAAAGCGGCACTGCTACTTATAAAAAATAGTGGAATCCGAAAAGATGGAGAAGATTTAGTAAAAGTAATTCAAAACAAAGGATATGACTTTGTTGAAACGAAAGAGGCATTATTGAAATCCAAATCTAATAAAATTTGGGGTTCTTTTTCACATAATGCCTTAGCTTTCGATATGGATCGTGAAGAAACAAATCCGGAGCAACCAACACTTTCACAAATGACGGAAAAAGCGATTCAAACGTTATCAAAAGATAAAGATGGCTTCTTTTTATTTATAGAGGGAAGTAAGCCAGACTGGGCAGCTCATGTGAATGATCCAATTGGGATGATTAGTGATGTATTAGCATTTGATGGAGCGGTAGCAAAAGCGTTGCAATTTGCAAAAAATGATGGGAACACACTGCTCATCGCTTTAACTGACCATGGTAACAGCGGTATTTCTATTGGGAATATGAATACGACGAAAGGATATAATACTACGCCGGTCTCTGCATACATTGATCCATTGAAAAAATCGAAAATGACACTTGAGGGGACTATAAATAATTTGAAATCTAATTTATCAAATGTAGAAGATGTAGCTAAATTATACGGTTTGGATAATTTAACTTATGATGAAAAAGAAAGAGTAAAAGTAGCAAAAAAGAAATCGGATGTAGGTCCAATACTTACTACATTATTGGCCAATCGTGCGAACATAGGCTTCACAACAGGAGGCCATACAGGTGAGGATGTGTTTTTATATTCTTACGGTCCTAAAAAGCCATACGGTTTGATTCAAAACACGGACATTGGGAAGACGATGGCGAAAGCAATGGGTTTTAACTTAGAAGAAATAACAAACAAATTATTTGTAGAGAGTGAATCAGCTTTTAAGCGAAAAGGGGCAACAGTAACAATAGATAAAACCGATGCAGTAAATTCCGTGCTCATAGTAAAACGTAATAATGTAACAGCTCAATTATTTATTAACAAAAATATAATTCGTATTAAGAATAAAGATTATGAATTAGGTAGTGTTGTTGTAGAAAGCAATGGTAAGTTCTATGTACCAGAAGAAGCAACCCGTTTATTCATAAAGCATTCTCATTAA
- a CDS encoding DUF2975 domain-containing protein, whose translation MKQGSTLFLKTAVILMGIPVLAMCIFLVPKIGNFAAELYPDIAYIKYLVFINLYATAIPYYFALYQTFKLLNYIDKNNAFSELSVTALKNIKYSALAISVLYVLGMPLFYLVAERDDAPGIIIIGMIMIFASMVIAVFAAVLQRLLKDAIDIKSENDLTV comes from the coding sequence ATGAAACAAGGATCAACACTCTTCTTAAAGACAGCTGTGATTCTAATGGGTATCCCTGTTCTTGCTATGTGCATTTTTTTAGTCCCTAAAATAGGGAATTTCGCTGCAGAACTATATCCTGATATTGCATATATTAAATATCTTGTATTTATCAACTTATACGCAACAGCAATACCATATTATTTTGCGCTGTATCAAACATTTAAGCTTTTAAACTATATTGACAAAAACAACGCATTCTCAGAGTTGTCTGTTACAGCTTTAAAAAATATTAAGTACAGTGCACTAGCAATTAGTGTATTATATGTATTAGGTATGCCACTTTTCTATCTTGTGGCAGAGAGAGATGACGCCCCTGGCATTATTATTATCGGAATGATTATGATTTTTGCTTCAATGGTAATCGCGGTCTTTGCTGCCGTTCTCCAAAGACTATTAAAAGATGCTATAGATATAAAATCAGAAAATGATTTAACGGTCTGA
- a CDS encoding helix-turn-helix transcriptional regulator: MAIIINIDVMLAKRKMSVTELSEKVGITMANLSILKNGKAKAVRFSTLEAICKALECQPGDILEYQPEDTE; this comes from the coding sequence ATGGCAATTATTATTAATATTGATGTAATGTTAGCGAAAAGAAAAATGAGTGTAACAGAGCTTTCGGAGAAGGTTGGAATTACAATGGCTAACCTTTCTATTTTGAAAAACGGAAAAGCAAAAGCAGTTCGTTTTTCAACTTTAGAAGCCATTTGTAAAGCATTAGAATGCCAACCTGGGGATATTTTAGAATATCAACCTGAAGATACTGAATAA
- a CDS encoding DUF3887 domain-containing protein: MRRMLLIIISAIAAFALAACTGNKVDESTSKKFIPKAEEIVSLLNEAKYKEVHEKFDSKMTAGLPEEKMKDLTPVIEKAGTFEKIEKQSIEEKDGLYTVILVAKYSKEQRTFIITYNDKEEIAGLFIK, encoded by the coding sequence ATGAGAAGAATGTTACTTATTATTATAAGTGCAATCGCGGCGTTCGCACTTGCAGCATGTACCGGTAATAAAGTAGATGAAAGTACGTCTAAAAAATTTATTCCGAAAGCGGAAGAAATTGTATCATTATTAAATGAGGCAAAGTATAAAGAAGTGCATGAGAAATTTGATAGCAAAATGACAGCTGGATTACCAGAAGAAAAAATGAAAGATCTTACACCTGTAATTGAGAAAGCTGGTACGTTCGAAAAAATTGAGAAACAATCGATTGAAGAAAAAGATGGATTATATACTGTTATTCTTGTAGCGAAGTATAGTAAGGAACAACGTACCTTTATCATTACTTATAATGATAAAGAAGAAATAGCAGGTTTATTTATTAAATAA
- a CDS encoding YhfC family intramembrane metalloprotease, which produces MNGLIFTTMISFGLPLIALLYAFWKKRYIPYMLGVLAFVVSQILIRIPILNYLNGTSTDFQMFSVMQPILFAVLLSISAGIFEEIARFIAMRYFMKQRDWQSGFLFGAGHGGIEAVLIVGIPVLSLLLSQTVIQNGDSYYFGGIERIFAMILHVGLSFIVLQAVVQKKFCYVVYAILIHGAVNALASIISLYVTGKSGIIMSEVSIAICALLVFSYSFILKRKGVLK; this is translated from the coding sequence ATGAATGGTCTTATTTTTACAACAATGATTAGCTTTGGTTTACCACTTATAGCACTTTTATATGCTTTTTGGAAGAAACGCTATATTCCATATATGTTAGGTGTATTGGCTTTTGTTGTATCACAAATATTGATTCGCATACCAATACTGAATTATTTAAATGGAACTAGCACAGATTTTCAAATGTTTTCTGTTATGCAGCCTATACTATTTGCAGTTTTGCTTAGTATATCAGCTGGGATTTTTGAAGAGATAGCTCGTTTTATCGCAATGCGTTATTTTATGAAGCAACGAGATTGGCAGTCTGGTTTTTTATTTGGAGCAGGGCATGGTGGTATTGAGGCAGTGCTGATAGTTGGTATCCCGGTATTGTCCTTATTATTGTCACAAACAGTCATCCAGAATGGTGACAGTTACTATTTCGGCGGTATCGAGCGTATCTTTGCGATGATATTGCATGTTGGGCTTTCCTTCATTGTATTGCAAGCTGTCGTCCAAAAGAAATTTTGTTATGTTGTATATGCAATTCTCATCCATGGGGCTGTAAATGCATTGGCTAGTATTATCTCGCTATATGTAACAGGGAAAAGCGGGATCATTATGTCAGAAGTTTCAATAGCAATTTGTGCTTTACTCGTTTTTAGTTATAGTTTCATTTTAAAAAGAAAGGGTGTATTAAAATGA
- a CDS encoding GHKL domain-containing protein codes for MYIYDLFAILLTSMCHTFLYIQLIRYNRLSVRMLIALSAVFIILLAIVVTVTRYPELNSTIVLFLISLGLMQNELKFKHNLYFALVSMVIITLVKMLLFDLGMKIFMLMPFNLYLWTGSIIHLIVSILTFIGILVARKRIQKIAQYIVGSPLYYVTYILLIIGFVIELILTRPSTEFLAKLNQQYSEVSYITAIIVFLLLIIIVLISSHLSKEKLREEHEKRLDKELLDYVEKLEDMHDELASFRHDYMNVLLSLEEGIRTKNVKEIEQVYYDVIAPTLKTINDHELDIAKLSRVQIPEVRSVLRAKVGTAQQQQIKVMLDIPENIESVSMTIISFIRIISVLVDNAIEEAVHSEEKILQIAFFEMDLRQYFIVRNSSKGEEIDLQKIYEKNHSSKEGARGYGLFSLKRIINKTNNATLETTYISPYFTQTFILNKMK; via the coding sequence ATGTATATTTATGATTTATTTGCAATACTGCTTACTAGTATGTGTCATACGTTTTTATACATACAATTAATCCGTTACAACAGATTGTCAGTTAGAATGTTAATAGCTTTAAGTGCGGTATTTATTATTTTACTTGCTATAGTCGTAACAGTAACGAGATATCCAGAGTTGAATAGTACGATTGTGTTATTTTTAATAAGTTTAGGATTGATGCAAAATGAATTGAAATTTAAGCATAATTTATATTTTGCACTAGTGAGTATGGTGATTATAACATTAGTGAAAATGTTGCTTTTCGATTTAGGAATGAAAATATTTATGTTAATGCCATTCAATTTATATTTATGGACAGGTAGCATTATTCATCTTATCGTATCAATCCTTACTTTTATCGGTATTTTAGTAGCGCGTAAAAGAATTCAAAAAATTGCTCAATATATAGTAGGTAGTCCGTTATACTATGTAACTTATATATTATTAATTATCGGATTTGTTATTGAACTAATTTTAACTCGGCCGTCTACTGAGTTTTTAGCAAAATTAAATCAACAATACAGTGAAGTAAGTTATATTACAGCGATTATTGTATTTTTATTATTAATAATCATTGTACTAATAAGCTCACACTTATCGAAAGAAAAGTTACGAGAAGAGCATGAAAAACGTTTGGATAAAGAGTTATTAGATTATGTGGAGAAATTAGAGGATATGCATGATGAGCTTGCTAGTTTCCGTCATGATTATATGAATGTATTACTATCGTTAGAAGAGGGAATACGTACAAAAAATGTGAAAGAAATTGAGCAAGTGTACTACGATGTTATTGCTCCCACATTAAAAACAATAAATGATCATGAACTTGATATCGCGAAATTATCCCGCGTACAAATTCCTGAAGTAAGAAGCGTATTAAGAGCAAAAGTCGGCACTGCCCAGCAGCAACAAATAAAAGTAATGCTTGATATACCGGAGAACATCGAAAGTGTTTCGATGACGATTATTTCATTTATTCGTATCATTTCAGTTTTAGTAGACAATGCAATTGAAGAAGCAGTACATAGTGAGGAAAAGATATTGCAAATCGCATTCTTTGAAATGGATTTACGACAATATTTTATCGTGCGTAATAGTTCAAAGGGTGAAGAGATTGATTTGCAAAAAATTTATGAGAAAAACCATTCAAGTAAAGAAGGAGCTAGAGGATACGGGTTATTTTCGTTAAAACGGATCATAAATAAAACAAATAATGCGACGTTAGAAACAACTTATATAAGTCCTTATTTCACGCAAACATTTATATTAAATAAGATGAAATGA
- a CDS encoding LytTR family DNA-binding domain-containing protein: MSIFILEDDVIQAQQMKRLVEEICGKYRLPFDFIKVTSKSENIITNIPKARYVPIYFLDIEIKREERKGLHVAQEIRKYDTQGIIVFVTTHSEFAPISYQYMVSALTFIDKGLPYEERYKVFEKCLLQYEARNKHIIPSDDFIVENSNATVRVPFHEVEYVMTDEPHRLALVTLDRIVYFYGTLKEIEIIDERLFRCHQSYIVNTKQMSSYDANQKMIVLKSGKRIPVSRRLVSKVRNMLKGEM, from the coding sequence ATGAGTATTTTTATTTTAGAAGATGATGTCATACAAGCGCAGCAAATGAAGCGGCTAGTTGAGGAGATTTGCGGGAAATATAGGTTGCCTTTTGATTTTATCAAGGTAACTAGTAAAAGTGAAAACATCATTACCAACATTCCTAAGGCGAGATATGTCCCAATCTATTTTTTAGATATAGAGATAAAAAGAGAAGAGCGTAAAGGTTTACACGTGGCGCAAGAAATACGAAAGTATGATACGCAAGGGATTATTGTGTTTGTAACGACACATTCTGAATTTGCACCTATTTCATATCAATACATGGTATCAGCTTTAACTTTTATTGATAAAGGGTTGCCATATGAGGAGAGATATAAAGTTTTTGAAAAATGTTTACTTCAATATGAAGCAAGAAATAAGCATATTATTCCGTCCGATGACTTTATCGTTGAAAATAGTAATGCCACTGTGCGGGTTCCTTTTCATGAAGTTGAATATGTTATGACTGATGAACCGCACCGGTTAGCGTTAGTGACGTTAGATCGAATCGTTTATTTTTATGGAACTTTAAAGGAAATTGAAATAATAGATGAACGTTTATTTCGTTGTCATCAATCATATATCGTGAATACGAAGCAAATGTCTTCTTACGATGCGAATCAAAAAATGATAGTTTTAAAAAGCGGGAAACGTATTCCAGTATCACGTCGTTTAGTGAGTAAAGTACGTAACATGTTAAAGGGTGAGATGTAA
- a CDS encoding kinase produces MSTRELITIMKKHKENRFILGINGLSRSGKTTFVANLKENMKQESIPFHIFHIDDHIVECNKRYHTDYEEWYEYYNLQWDIEWLRQKFFRKLQNETKLNLPFYNDETDLCEIKKVQIPIVGVIVIEGVFLQRKEWRDFFHYMVYLDCPRETRFLRESKETQKNLSKFENRYWKAEDYYLETESPKDRADLIIK; encoded by the coding sequence ATGAGTACAAGAGAACTTATAACTATTATGAAGAAGCATAAGGAAAATAGATTCATTTTAGGTATAAATGGTCTAAGTCGATCTGGAAAAACAACATTCGTAGCAAATTTAAAAGAAAATATGAAACAAGAAAGTATTCCGTTTCATATTTTCCATATTGATGATCACATAGTGGAGTGTAATAAACGCTATCATACAGACTATGAGGAATGGTATGAGTATTATAATTTACAGTGGGATATTGAGTGGCTTCGGCAGAAGTTTTTTCGAAAGTTACAAAATGAAACAAAACTAAATTTACCGTTCTATAATGATGAGACAGACTTATGCGAAATAAAAAAAGTACAGATTCCTATAGTAGGAGTAATTGTAATTGAAGGAGTTTTTCTTCAGCGAAAAGAATGGAGAGATTTCTTTCATTATATGGTGTATTTGGATTGTCCAAGAGAGACAAGATTTCTGCGCGAGAGTAAGGAAACGCAGAAAAACCTTTCAAAGTTTGAGAATAGGTATTGGAAGGCAGAGGATTATTACTTAGAAACGGAATCGCCGAAGGATAGGGCGGATTTAATCATCAAATGA
- a CDS encoding GNAT family N-acetyltransferase, protein MGFPKLETERLQLRELTLLDAETMFRYFSKESVIRYFGMDSFENIEQAKTTIQTFKNRYEEGSVFRWGIEKKGTGQLIGTCGFHLINNHHKRAEIGYELDDTYWGQGYASEALQAILDYGFETLQLIRIAAVVYVENKASQKLLKKAGFQEEGLLRKHMIQNGVAHDTILYSLLKEEWKK, encoded by the coding sequence ATGGGGTTTCCGAAACTAGAAACAGAACGTTTACAATTAAGAGAATTAACGCTGTTAGATGCAGAAACGATGTTCCGTTATTTTTCAAAAGAATCTGTTATACGTTATTTCGGAATGGATTCTTTCGAAAATATTGAGCAAGCGAAAACAACGATTCAAACGTTTAAAAATCGTTATGAAGAGGGAAGTGTATTTCGATGGGGAATAGAGAAAAAAGGAACAGGGCAATTAATTGGAACGTGCGGGTTTCATTTAATTAACAATCATCATAAACGAGCCGAAATTGGTTATGAATTAGACGATACATATTGGGGACAGGGCTATGCATCAGAAGCACTACAAGCAATTTTAGATTACGGATTTGAAACGTTACAACTTATAAGAATCGCAGCTGTTGTATATGTAGAAAATAAAGCTTCTCAAAAATTGTTAAAAAAAGCAGGGTTCCAAGAAGAAGGATTACTTCGAAAACATATGATTCAAAATGGAGTTGCTCATGATACCATTTTATATTCTTTATTAAAAGAAGAGTGGAAGAAGTAA